One genomic window of Bacillus mycoides includes the following:
- a CDS encoding TSUP family transporter produces the protein MEELSFQVIILLIAFGFLAAFIDSVVGGGGLISLPALMFVGLSPASAIATNKLAATMGTLTSTIYFIRSGKVDFRIVGKLIPLTIIGAVAGALVVKFIPPDILRPLVLVMLVFIAIFIIAKKDWGSASTYKKMTKGKTLIFFLVILMIGFYDGFFGPGTGSFLIFAFLLIGLDFIQAAASGKLLNFVSNIVSLITFLFLDVIHFEYGIIMGLSMILGAYFGSKFAVQKGVGYVRTLFLLVTILLIGKNVLEYTHIL, from the coding sequence ATGGAAGAACTAAGCTTTCAAGTCATTATTTTATTAATTGCATTCGGGTTTTTAGCTGCTTTTATTGATTCGGTTGTTGGAGGGGGAGGGCTAATTTCGCTTCCTGCACTTATGTTTGTTGGTTTATCACCAGCTTCGGCAATCGCAACGAATAAATTAGCTGCAACGATGGGGACGCTTACGAGTACAATTTATTTTATTCGATCAGGCAAGGTGGATTTTCGGATTGTAGGAAAGTTAATCCCGTTAACTATTATTGGAGCAGTCGCAGGTGCTTTAGTAGTAAAGTTTATTCCGCCTGATATTTTGCGTCCACTAGTACTCGTAATGTTGGTTTTTATTGCTATTTTTATTATTGCAAAAAAAGATTGGGGAAGTGCATCTACCTATAAAAAGATGACAAAAGGAAAAACATTAATATTTTTCTTAGTTATTTTAATGATAGGGTTTTATGATGGTTTTTTTGGACCGGGGACAGGATCCTTTTTAATTTTTGCATTTTTATTAATTGGTTTGGATTTTATTCAAGCGGCAGCATCTGGAAAACTTTTGAACTTCGTTAGTAATATCGTATCTTTAATTACTTTTTTATTTTTAGATGTGATTCATTTTGAATACGGTATTATTATGGGGTTATCAATGATTTTAGGTGCTTATTTTGGATCGAAGTTTGCGGTTCAAAAAGGTGTTGGATATGTAAGGACTTTATTTTTATTAGTTACTATTTTATTAATCGGGAAAAATGTTTTGGAATATACTCATATTTTGTAG
- the pruA gene encoding L-glutamate gamma-semialdehyde dehydrogenase, whose amino-acid sequence MVVAYKHEPFTDFSVEANKLAFEEGLKKVESYLGQDYPLIIGGEKITTEDKIVSVNPANKEELVGRVSKASRELAEKAMQVADATFQTWRKSKPEMRADILFRAAAIVRRRKHEFSAILVKEAGKPWNEADADTAEAIDFMEYYARQMLKLKDGMPVESRPIEYNRFSYIPLGVGVIISPWNFPFAIMAGMTTAALVSGNTVLLKPASTTPVVAAKFMEVLEEAGLPAGVVNFVPGNGSEVGDYLVDHPRTRFVSFTGSRDVGIRIYERAAKVNPGQIWLKRVIAEMGGKDTIVVDKEADLELAAKSIVASAFGFSGQKCSACSRAVIHEDVYDHVLNRAVELTKELTVGNPDAKDINMGPVNDQAAFDKVMSYVAIGKEEGKIVSGGEGDDSKGWFIQPTIVADVAEDARLMKEEIFGPVVAFCKAKDFDHALAIANNTEYGLTGAVVTNNRDHIEKAREDFHVGNLYFNRGCTGAIVGYQPFGGFNMSGTDSKAGGPDYLALHMQAKTTSETL is encoded by the coding sequence ATGGTAGTAGCATACAAACATGAGCCATTTACAGATTTTTCAGTAGAGGCTAACAAATTAGCGTTTGAAGAGGGTTTAAAGAAAGTAGAATCTTATCTTGGACAAGACTATCCATTAATTATCGGGGGAGAAAAAATCACTACAGAAGACAAAATTGTTTCTGTAAACCCTGCAAATAAAGAGGAACTTGTTGGTCGCGTTTCAAAAGCAAGCCGTGAATTAGCTGAAAAAGCAATGCAAGTAGCGGATGCAACATTCCAAACTTGGAGAAAGTCAAAACCAGAAATGCGTGCAGACATTTTATTCCGTGCTGCAGCAATCGTTCGTCGTAGAAAACATGAATTCTCTGCTATTCTTGTAAAAGAAGCAGGTAAACCATGGAATGAGGCAGATGCTGATACAGCAGAAGCAATCGATTTTATGGAATATTATGCTCGTCAAATGTTGAAATTAAAAGACGGTATGCCAGTAGAAAGCCGTCCAATTGAATATAATCGTTTCTCTTACATTCCATTAGGAGTAGGTGTTATCATTTCTCCTTGGAACTTCCCATTCGCAATTATGGCAGGTATGACAACAGCTGCTTTGGTTTCTGGTAACACAGTATTACTAAAACCAGCTAGTACAACTCCTGTAGTAGCAGCGAAATTTATGGAAGTATTAGAAGAAGCTGGTTTACCAGCTGGCGTAGTAAACTTCGTTCCAGGTAATGGTTCTGAAGTTGGTGACTACTTAGTAGATCACCCTCGTACACGTTTCGTTAGCTTCACTGGATCTCGCGATGTAGGTATTCGTATTTACGAACGTGCAGCAAAAGTAAATCCAGGACAAATTTGGTTAAAACGTGTTATCGCTGAAATGGGCGGTAAAGATACAATCGTTGTTGATAAAGAGGCAGATCTTGAATTAGCAGCTAAATCTATCGTTGCATCAGCATTCGGATTCTCAGGACAAAAATGTTCTGCATGTTCTCGTGCAGTAATCCATGAAGATGTATACGATCATGTATTAAATCGTGCTGTTGAATTAACAAAAGAATTAACAGTAGGTAACCCAGATGCAAAAGATATCAACATGGGACCTGTTAATGACCAAGCTGCATTCGATAAAGTAATGAGCTATGTTGCAATTGGTAAAGAAGAAGGTAAAATCGTATCAGGTGGCGAAGGAGACGATTCTAAAGGCTGGTTCATCCAACCAACAATCGTTGCTGACGTTGCAGAAGATGCTCGTTTAATGAAAGAAGAAATCTTCGGACCAGTAGTAGCATTCTGTAAAGCAAAAGACTTTGATCATGCACTTGCAATTGCAAACAATACAGAATACGGTTTAACAGGAGCAGTTGTTACTAACAACCGTGACCATATTGAAAAAGCACGCGAAGACTTCCACGTTGGTAACTTATACTTCAACCGTGGATGTACTGGTGCAATCGTAGGTTACCAACCATTCGGTGGCTTTAACATGTCTGGTACAGACTCTAAAGCTGGTGGCCCTGACTACTTAGCACTTCACATGCAAGCAAAAACTACTTCTGAAACTTTATAA